A window of Aquipuribacter hungaricus contains these coding sequences:
- a CDS encoding histidine phosphatase family protein codes for MTARPPLVVLLRHGETGWNAEGRFQGQLDTDLSATGRGQATAAGQALAGATAGRRLLLRTSDLGRARDTAAAVTAATGVAAVPDPRLREIAAGRWQGLLHEQIAALDPEAFRAWRAGDDVVLGGGESPGRCGARVRDAVLEHAAPLADGDVLVVVGHGASTRAGVALLLGQPDLRRVLVPLGNTGTAVLSPLATGWRLLGWNVPPSALGELLDRRADPSAALA; via the coding sequence GTGACCGCCCGGCCGCCGCTGGTCGTCCTGCTGCGGCACGGCGAGACCGGCTGGAACGCCGAGGGGCGGTTCCAGGGCCAGCTGGACACCGACCTCAGCGCGACCGGCCGGGGCCAGGCCACCGCGGCGGGGCAGGCGCTGGCGGGGGCGACCGCGGGCCGGCGGCTGCTCCTGCGCACCAGCGACCTCGGCCGGGCGCGCGACACCGCCGCCGCGGTCACCGCCGCCACCGGGGTGGCCGCCGTCCCCGACCCCCGGCTGCGCGAGATCGCGGCAGGGCGCTGGCAGGGCCTGCTCCACGAGCAGATCGCCGCGCTGGACCCGGAGGCGTTCCGCGCCTGGCGGGCCGGCGACGACGTCGTCCTGGGCGGCGGGGAGAGCCCCGGCCGCTGCGGCGCCCGGGTCCGTGACGCCGTGCTCGAGCACGCCGCCCCCCTGGCAGACGGGGACGTCCTCGTCGTCGTGGGCCACGGCGCCAGCACCCGCGCCGGCGTCGCCCTGCTCCTCGGGCAGCCGGACCTGCGTCGTGTGCTCGTGCCCCTGGGCAACACCGGCACCGCGGTGCTGTCGCCGCTGGCGACCGGGTGGCGGCTGCTCGGCTGGAACGTGCCGCCGTCGGCGCTGGGGGAGCTGCTCGACCGCCGCGCGGACCCCTCGGCGGCCCTGGCATGA